The following coding sequences lie in one Aspergillus puulaauensis MK2 DNA, chromosome 3, nearly complete sequence genomic window:
- the SHM2 gene encoding glycine hydroxymethyltransferase SHM2 (COG:E;~EggNog:ENOG410PFHX;~InterPro:IPR019798,IPR039429,IPR001085,IPR015424, IPR015421,IPR015422;~PFAM:PF00464,PF00155;~go_function: GO:0003824 - catalytic activity [Evidence IEA];~go_function: GO:0004372 - glycine hydroxymethyltransferase activity [Evidence IEA];~go_function: GO:0030170 - pyridoxal phosphate binding [Evidence IEA];~go_process: GO:0019264 - glycine biosynthetic process from serine [Evidence IEA];~go_process: GO:0035999 - tetrahydrofolate interconversion [Evidence IEA]) encodes MAAYALSDAHRAQMEDRLVSSDPEVAKIMENEIQRQRESVVLIASENFTSRAVFDALGSPMCNKYSEGYPGARYYGGNQHIDAIELLCQARALKAFNLDSDKWGVNVQCLSGSPANLQVYQALMRPHDRLMGLDLPHGGHLSHGYQTPARKISAVSTYFETFPYRVNLETGIIDYDTLEANAELYRPKCLVAGTSAYCRLIDYARMRKIADKVGAYLIVDMAHISGLIAAGVIPSPFEYADVVTTTTHKSLRGPRGAMIFFRKGVRNTDPKTGKDILYDLEGPINFSVFPGHQGGPHNHTITALSVALKYAATPEFKQYQEQVIKNAKALEEEFKTLGHKLVSDGTDSHMVLLDLRPKALDGARVEAVLEQINIACNKNSIPGDKSALTPCGIRIGAPAMTSRGMSAEDFKRIAHYIDKSINICKSVQAELPKEANKLKDFRAKVASETVPEILNLRKEVAQWASSFPLPV; translated from the exons ATGGCTGCCTACGCTCTGTCAGATGCCCACCGGGCT CAAATGGAGGATCGCCTCGTATCTTCCGACCCCGAGGTTGCTAAGATCATG GAAAATGAGATCCAACGTCAGCGTGAATCCGTTGTCTTGATTGCCTCTGAGAACTTCACCTCCCGCGCTGTCTTCGATGCCCTTGGTTCTCCCATGTGCAACAAGTACTCCGAGGGTTACCCCGGTGCTCGTTACTATGGTGGAAACCAGCACATCGATGCCATTGAGCTTCTGTGCCAGGCCCGTGCTCTCAAGGCTTTCAACCTCGACTCCGACAAGTGGGGTGTTAACGTCCAGTGCCTGAGTGGTAGCCCGGCCAACTTGCAGGTCTACCAGGCCCTCATGCGTCCCCATGACCGTCTCATGGGTCTCGACCTTCCTCACGGTGGCCATCTGAGCCACGGTTACCAGACCCCCGCCAGAAA GATTTCCGCTGTCTCTACTTACTTCGAAACCTTCCCCTACCGCGTCAACCTCGAGACCGGTATCATCGACTACGACACCCTCGAGGCCAATGCCGAGCTCTACCGCCCTAAGTGCTTGGTCGCTGGTACTTCCGCCTACTGCCGTCTGATTGACTATGCCCGCATGCGCAAGATCGCTGACAAGGTCGGCGCCTATCTCATTGTGGACATGGCTCACATCTCCGGTCTGATTGCTGCTGGCGTTATCCCCTCTCCCTTCGAGTACGCCGATGTTGTCACCACCACTACCCACAAGTCTCTCCGTGGTCCCCGTGGTgccatgatcttcttccgcaAGGGTGTACGCAACACCGACCCCAAGACCGGCAAGGACATCCTGTATGACCTCGAGGGCCCCATTAACTTCTCCGTTTTCCCTGGCCACCAGGGTGGTCCCCACAACCACACCATCACCGCTCTTTCTGTTGCGCTCAAGTACGCTGCCACCCCTGAGTTCAAGCAGTACCAGGAGCAGGTGATCAAGAACGCCAAGGCTCTTGAGGAAGAGTTCAAGACCCTGGGCCACAAGCTCGTCTCCGACGGTACCGACAGCCACATGGTTCTCTTGGACCTTCGCCCCAAGGCCCTGGATGGTGCTCGTGTCGAGGCCGTTCTTGAGCAGATCAACATTGCTTGCAACAAGAACTCCATCCCCGGTGACAAGTCTGCCCTTACCCCCTGCGGTATCCGTATCGGTGCCCCCGCCATGACTAGCCGTGGCATGAGTGCGGAGGACTTCAAGCGCATCGCTCACTACATCGACAAGTCGATCAACATCTGCAAGTCCGTCCAGGCTGAGCTCCCCAAGGAAGCCAACAAGCTTAAGGACTTCAGGGCCAAGGTCGCCTCCGAGACCGTCCCTGAGATCCTCAACCTGCGCAAGGAGGTCGCCCAATGGGCCAGCTCCTTCCCTCTCCCCGTTTAA
- a CDS encoding small subunit rRNA maturation protein TSR4 (BUSCO:EOG09263F11;~COG:S;~EggNog:ENOG410PGR8;~InterPro:IPR007320;~PFAM:PF04194;~go_component: GO:0005737 - cytoplasm [Evidence IEA]): protein MDPYDSDSSGFEDEGDYTETGVVLGYASEEIIEDSVTHIGGWPTWIDGSTPPPGDFAKCKVCSGPMLLLLELDGELYEHFPDADRRLYIFSCPRKACSRKSGSIRAVRATRRHKSHQPPQKVEKQEPEKKEVEQPQAPKPDLGASLFGGASLVNSVSANANPFSSKPASSQPSNPFAGPVPSPAPAPAPAPANNSTTESQEDSTPNMLAETFADKVRVSDPAPSTQTPEPSGPPVPWPERSEFPEPFTNFYIDAEGENISRAPTPKIPENVTIETEDAEGGAGGADVKDAFESELDKAFLKFSTRLGHNPEQVLRYEFRGTPVLYSHTDAVGKRLHESAFAKLGGLSTAPSGESRMPRCESCGSERVFELQLVPHAISVLEDGREGVGLGKDDAGMEWGTIIMGVCNKNCGPAEVGVVGYREEWAGVQWEEAAK, encoded by the exons ATGGATCCCTACGATAGCGACTCTTCCGGcttcgaggatgagggggacTATACTGAGACCGGAGTCGTGCTGGGATACGCCTCGGAGGAAATCATTGAGGATTCTGTTACCCACATAGGTGGGTGGCCA ACATGGATTGACGGCTCTACCCCGCCTCCCGGTGATTTTGCCAAATGCAAAGTGTGCAGTGGCCCaatgctgcttctccttgaacTTGACGGCGAGCTATACGAGCACTTCCCAGATGCTGACCGGCGACTATACATCTTCTCCTGTCCACGAAAAGCATGTAGCCGCAAGTCAGGCAGTATCCGAGCCGTGCGCGCGACGAGAAGACACAAGAGCCACCAGCCCCCGCAGAAGGTCGAAAAGCAGGAGCCCGAGAAGAAAGAGGTGGAACAGCCTCAAGCACCCAAGCCGGATCTTGGTGCAAGTCTATTCGGAGGCGCAAGCCTTGTAAACAGTGTCTCCGCGAACGCAAACCCCTTCTCGTCGAAGCCCGCGTCCAGCCAACCAAGCAACCCATTCGCTGGCCCTGTCCCTAGCCCAGCTCCcgcgccagcaccagcaccagccaacAACTCGACTACGGAATCTCAAGAAGACTCAACTCCCAATATGCTAGCCGAAACATTCGCCGACAAAGTTCGCGTCTCCGACCCCGCGCCATCTACCCAAACCCCCGAGCCATCAGGCCCTCCTGTCCCCTGGCCAGAACGCTCAGAGTTCCCCGAACCCTTCACAAACTTCTACATCGACGCTGAAGGCGAAAACATCTCACGCGCGCCAACGCCCAAGATCCCCGAAAACGTCACAATCGAGACCGAGGATGCCGAGGGCGGCGCCGGCGGCGCAGACGTCAAAGACGCCTTCGAGTCCGAGCTCGACAAGGCCTTCCTGAAGTTCTCCACCCGGCTCGGCCACAACCCCGAGCAAGTGCTACGATATGAATTCCGCGGTACGCCCGTCTTGTATTCCCACACTGATGCTGTTGGGAAACGACTTCACGAGTCTGCTTTTGCGAAGCTTGGTGGTTTGTCGACGGCGCCGAGTGGTGAGAGTCGCATGCCTCGGTGTGAGTCTTGTGGGAGTGAGAGGGTGTTTGAGCTGCAGCTTGTGCCGCATGCAATTAGTGTTCTTGAGGATGGGAGAGAGGGTGTTGGGCTTGGGAAGGATGATGCGGGTATGGAATGGGGCACTATCATTATGGGGGTCTGTAATAAGAACTGTGGACCCGCGgaggttggtgttgttggatACAGGGAGGAATGGGCTGGTGTGCAGTGGGAAGAGGCTGCTAAATAA
- a CDS encoding 2,3-bisphosphoglycerate-independent phosphoglycerate mutase (COG:G;~EggNog:ENOG410PHC1;~InterPro:IPR011258,IPR036646,IPR017850,IPR005995, IPR006124;~PFAM:PF06415,PF01676;~go_component: GO:0005737 - cytoplasm [Evidence IEA];~go_function: GO:0003824 - catalytic activity [Evidence IEA];~go_function: GO:0004619 - phosphoglycerate mutase activity [Evidence IEA];~go_function: GO:0030145 - manganese ion binding [Evidence IEA];~go_function: GO:0046872 - metal ion binding [Evidence IEA];~go_process: GO:0006007 - glucose catabolic process [Evidence IEA]) yields MAKVDQKVALIVIDGWGVAGPNSREDGDAIAAAETPFMSGFAEANSKTAQGYSELDASSLAVGLPEGLMGNSEVGHLNIGAGRVVWQDSVRIDQTLKKGELIKVENIAASFKRAKDGNGRLHLLGLVSDGGVHSNITHLISLLKVAKEIEVPEVFIHFFGDGRDTDPKSAAKYMQQLLDATKEIGIGEIATIVGRYYAMDRDKRWERVEVGVKGILSGEGEESSDPVKAIEDRYAQDQTDEFLKPIIVGGKDRRVQDDDTLFFFNYRSDRVREITQLLGDYDRSPRPDLAYPKNIHITTMTQYKTDYTFPVAFPPQHMGNVLAEWLGKKDVQQCHVAETEKYAHVTFFFNGGIEKQFPGEVRDMIPSPKVATYDLDPEMSAEDVGKKMEERLAEGKFQFVMNNFAPPDMVGHTGVYEAAIKGVAATDKAIGIIYEACKKNGYTLFITADHGNAEEMLNEKGTPKTSHTTNKVPFIMANAPEGWSLRKEPGVLGDVAPTVLAAMGIEQPEEMTGENLLVKA; encoded by the exons ATGGCCAAGGTTGACCAGAAGGTTGCTCTGA TTGTCATCGACGGTTGGGGTGTCGCTGGCCCCAACTCTCGCGAAGATGGCGATGCTATCGCAGCTGCCGAGACCCCGTTTATGTCCGGTTTCGCTGAAGCCAACTCGAAGACGGCTCAAGGCTACAGCGAGCTTGACGCTTCATCGCTCGCCGTCGGATTGCCCGAGGGCTTGATGGGTAACAGTGAGGTCGGTCACTTGAACATCGGTGCTGGTCGTGTCGTCTGGCAGGACAGTGTGCGCATCGATCAGACACTTAAGAAGGGAGAGTTGATCAAGGTGGAAAACATTGCTGCATCTTTCAAGCGTGCTAAGGATGGCAATGGCCGTCTGCACCTCCTAGGTCTTGTTTCCGATGGTGGTGTCCACTCCAACATCACCCACCTTATCAGTCTGTTGAAGGTCGCCAAGGAGATTGAGGTTCCTGAGGTCTTTATCCACTTCTTCGGTGATGGACGTGATACCGACCCCAAGAGTGCCGCCAAGTACATGCAGCAGCTGCTTGATGCTACCAAGGAAATCGGCATTGGTGAAATTGCCACCATCGTCGGGCGCTACTATGCTATGGACCGTGACAAGCGCTGGGAGCGTGTTGAGGTTGGTGTGAAGGGCATACTCTCCGGTGAAGGCGAGGAGAGCTCCGATCCTGTCAAGGCCATTGAAGACCGCTACGCTCAGGACCAGACGGACGAGTTCCTTAAGCCTATCATCGTTGGTGGCAAGGACAGGCGTGTGCAGGATGACGataccctcttcttcttcaactacCGCTCCGACCGTGTCCGTGAGATCACACAGCTCCTCGGCGACTACGACCGCTCGCCTAGGCCCGACCTCGCCTACCCTAAGAACATCCACATCACTACCATGACCCAGTACAAGACCGACTACACCTTCCCGGTCGCCTTCCCCCCTCAGCACATGGGCAACGTCTTGGCCGAGTGGCTCGGCAAGAAGGATGTCCAGCAGTGCCACGTCGCTGAGACTGAGAAGTATGCCCACGTCACATTTTTCTTCAACGGTGGTATCGAGAAGCAGTTCCCTGGCGAAGTCCGCGACATGATCCCCTCTCCCAAGGTTGCCACCTACGATCTCGACCCCGAGATGAGCGCCGAGGATGtcgggaagaagatggaggagcgtCTCGCCGAAGGCAAGTTCCAGTTCGTGATGAACAACTTTGCTCCTCCTGACATGGTTGGTCACACTGGTGTCTACGAGGCCGCCATCAAGGGTGTCGCAGCCACCGACAAGGCCATCGGAATCATCTACGAAGCCTGCAAGAAGAACGGCTACACACTCTTCATCACCGCTGATCACGG AAACGCTGAAGAGATGCTCAACGAAAAGGGCACCCCCAAGACATCCCACACCACGAACAAGGTTCCCTTCATCATGGCCAACGCCCCTGAGGGCTGGAGTCTTCGAAAAGAACCTGGTGTCCTCGGAGACGTTGCACCAACCGTCCTTGCTGCCATGGGCATCGAGCAACCCGAGGAAATGACCGGAGAAAACCTGCTGGTCAAGGcataa
- a CDS encoding RNA polymerase II mediator complex middle subunit MED9 (COG:S;~EggNog:ENOG410PTYG;~InterPro:IPR011425;~PFAM:PF07544;~go_component: GO:0016592 - mediator complex [Evidence IEA];~go_function: GO:0003712 - transcription coregulator activity [Evidence IEA];~go_process: GO:0006357 - regulation of transcription by RNA polymerase II [Evidence IEA]) — protein MASRSPTAVTPGPKSSAPETPAINDSPTTPQAFSFPPPQTFDFIPPLHGVILRLLGPQANGEGAANAGNDAAPGADQSQAQQQQPTSAVGNDNNSTELLGGVSASGPGPTSAAAEIAALGSNLPPQLDAKNLPTEVSSIKIRIQKAQGVVESLPDVDRTVGEQEREIHDLEDRITRLKSVISDFGRRANNTGSEKTKALGP, from the coding sequence ATGGCTTCCAGGTCGCCTACCGCCGTAACACCAGGCCCAAAATCATCTGCACCCGAAACTCCAGCGATCAACGACTCGCCTACAACGCCGCAGGCCTTCTCTTTTCCACCTCCGCAGACCTTCGATTTCATCCCCCCGTTACATGGCGTGATTCTCCGACTGCTTGGCCCTCAAGCAAACGGGGAAGGGGCCGCCAATGCCGGGAATGACGCTGCTCCTGGAGCGGATCAAAGCCAggcgcaacagcaacaaccaacTTCAGCGGTCGGCAATGATAATAACAGTACTGAACTGCTAGGAGGCGTCTCTGCCTCGGGTCCTGGCCCTACGTCCGCGGCGGCTGAGATCGCAGCATTGGGGTCAAACTTGCCTCCCCAACTAGACGCCAAGAACCTTCCGACAGAGGTCAGCTCGATCAAGATTCGGATACAAAAGGCACAAGGCGTGGTGGAGAGCTTACCTGATGTGGACCGTACGGTTGGTGAGCAGGAAAGAGAAATTCACGACCTTGAAGACAGGATAACAAGGCTTAAATCAGTGATTTCCGATTTTGGGAGAAGAGCAAACAATACTGGATCTGAAAAGACCAAAGCACTTGGTCCTTGA
- a CDS encoding CSN8/PSMD8/EIF3K family protein (COG:J;~EggNog:ENOG410PMBK;~InterPro:IPR016024,IPR016020,IPR036388,IPR009374, IPR036390,IPR033464,IPR000717;~PFAM:PF10075;~go_component: GO:0005737 - cytoplasm [Evidence IEA];~go_component: GO:0005852 - eukaryotic translation initiation factor 3 complex [Evidence IEA];~go_function: GO:0003743 - translation initiation factor activity [Evidence IEA];~go_function: GO:0043022 - ribosome binding [Evidence IEA];~go_process: GO:0006446 - regulation of translational initiation [Evidence IEA]) → MVVTFDKVDTRPAHIEAILSGLDRYNPETTTIFQDYVVQQCEDRSFDCYANLALLKLYQFNPHLLQPETVTNVLVKALTVFPSPAFSLCLALLPAYTQPFPKNEAEAQAAQTSDFVESVQKLARLSSLLESAQYTQFWSTLNSDDLYADLVADVAGFEELVRIRIAVEVGKAFREINAEVLEQWLDVRNREALEKFVTEVCTWEVEKSGSSTVIKVPTNKENEARSEVKSERVGVDMFGRVIRRGFEQAA, encoded by the exons ATGGTTGTCACTTTTGACAAGGTTGACACACGACCGGCCCACATCGAGGCCATCCTCAGCGGCCTCGACCGGTATAACCCCGAGACAACCACAATATTCCAGGACTACGTGGTTCAACAGTGCGAGGACCGGTCATTCGACTGCTATGCCAACCTTGCTCTTCTGAAGCT CTACCAATTCAacccccacctcctccaaCCAGAGACTGTGACCAACGTCCTCGTCAAGGCTCTCACCGTCTTCCCATCTCCCGCTTTCTCCCTCTgcctcgctctcctccccgccTACACCCAGCCCTTCCCCAAAAATGAGGCCGAGGCCCAGGCCGCCCAGACATCCGACTTTGTCGAATCCGTCCAGAAGCTCGCTCGTCTATCTTCTCTCCTCGAGTCCGCTCAATATACTCAGTTCTGGTCAACGCTGAACTCCGATGACCTGTACGCCGACCTTGTTGCCGACGTTGCCGGCTTCGAGGAGCTCGTCCGCATCCGCATTGCCGTTGAGGTTGGCAAGGCCTTCCGTGAGATCAACGCTGAGGTCCTAGAGCAATGGCTTGACGTCCGGAACCGCGAGGCTCTCGAGAAGTTCGTTACCGAGGTGTGCACctgggaggttgagaagTCTGGCTCCAGCACCGTCATCAAGGTGCCCACAAACAAGGAGAACGAGGCTCGCAGTGAAGTCAAGAGCGAACGTGTTGGTGTCGATATGTTCGGCCGCGTCATCCGGAGAGGATTCGAGCAGGCTGCATAA
- a CDS encoding putative prenylcysteine lyase (COG:O;~EggNog:ENOG410PGAB;~InterPro:IPR017046,IPR036188,IPR010795;~PFAM:PF07156,PF13450,PF01593;~TransMembrane:1 (i12-30o);~go_function: GO:0001735 - prenylcysteine oxidase activity [Evidence IEA];~go_function: GO:0016670 - oxidoreductase activity, acting on a sulfur group of donors, oxygen as acceptor [Evidence IEA];~go_process: GO:0030328 - prenylcysteine catabolic process [Evidence IEA];~go_process: GO:0055114 - oxidation-reduction process [Evidence IEA]), whose amino-acid sequence MGFFSRSGGLKWFLWVWALLYATSLAFIPIPKLGRTKTPLPPIEPRPKQVAIIGAGAAGASTAYSLRKYADENGIAVNITVLERSSYVGGRSTTVNVFDDPTYPIELGASIFVEVNYNLVNASKELGLNVTGASHERRRESETLGVWDGKSFVFVMEDSGSWWDIAKIIWRYGLAPIRTQNLMKNTVNKFLQLYKEPLFPFKSLTAAAASVGLLDATSTPGTTFLEKNSVSPDFSREVIQASTRVNYGQNLPLIHGLESMVCMATEGAVSVDGGNWQIFDGMLKAARADVRLNHTVTSINRNKDSTITLDFKDEHAQRKAEFDEVVIAGPYQYSGITISPPPEKTPDTIPFHTLYVTLFSSPHRLSWKYFNLKGPSDIPPETILTTLPRGTDLGDTEEGVGPAGFWSISTLRTVTKPSTSPEEPEKQHYVYKIFSPERPTAQFMQDILGIDQPDQESTSTGSADGIDDLSKEDVSWYHEKTWHPYPFLYPRVTFEDPILAPGVWYTGAIESFISTMETSALMGKNVAALMSHSWLDQDEDGEIRGLDDSPAVEEDGRAEL is encoded by the exons ATGGGGTTCTTCTCCAGAAGTGGTGGTCTAAAATGGTTTCTATGGGTGTGGGCTCTTCTATATGCCACATCTCTTGCATTCATACCCATCCCCAAACTTGGCCGTACAAAAACGCCCCTTCCACCAATTGAACCGCGACCAAAACAGGTCGCAATAATCG GAGCTGGCGCAGCTGGGGCATCTACTGCGTACTCACTACGCAAGTATGCAGATGAAAATGGAATCGCTGTCAATATTACTGTCCTTGAACGTTCTTCTTATGTTGGAGGCCGCTCAACGACGGTCAATGTGTTTGATGACCCGACATACCCAATTGAGCTGGGTGCATCAATCTTCGTCGAGGTCAACTACAACTTAGTCAATGCGTCAAAGGAGCTTGGTCTTAACGTCACGGGCGCCAGCCATGAACGTCGCAGGGAAAGTGAAACCCTTGGCGTCTGGGATGGAAAGAGCTTCGTCTTTGTAATGGAGGACTCTGGCAGCTGGTGGGATATCGCCAAAATCATCTGGCGGTACGGTCTGGCTCCAATCAGGACCCAGAACCTGATGAAGAACACCGTCAACAAGTTCCTCCAACTCTATAAAGAGCCGCTTTTCCCATTCAAGTCTcttactgctgctgctgcctcgGTAGGTTTATTGGATGCCACCTCCACACCCGGAACTACATTCTTGGAAAAGAACAGCGTGTCGCCGGACTTCTCTCGAGAAGTGATCCAAGCAAGTACGCGGGTCAACTACGGGCAGAATCTACCTTTAATTCACGGCCTTGAATCAATGGTCTGCATGGCCACTGAAGGTGCTGTGTCTGTTGACGGAGGGAACTGGCAAATCTTCGACGGGATGCTCAAAGCTGCGCGTGCGGATGTGCGACTCAATCATACCGTAACATCCATCAATCGGAACAAAGACAGCACAATTACTCTGGACTTCAAAGATGAGCATGCCCAACGAAAAGCCGAATTCGATGAAGTCGTTATCGCTGGACCCTACCAGTATTCCGGAATCACCATCTCCCCACCTCCCGAGAAAACCCCAGACACCATTCCCTTTCACACTCTCTACGTaaccctcttctcttcaccaCATCGTCTATCTTGGAAATACTTCAATCTCAAGGGTCCCTCCGACATTCCTCCTGAAACAATCCTCACCACCCTACCACGTGGAACAGACCTCGGAGACACCGAGGAAGGCGTTGGCCCAGCCGGGTTCTGGAGTATCAGCACCCTCCGCACCGTCACCAAACCTTCAACTTCCCCAGAGGAACCAGAAAAGCAACACTACGTTTACAAGATCTTCTCGCCCGAGCGACCTACTGCCCAATTCATGCAAGACATCCTAGGCATCGACCAACCAGACCAAGAATCAACCTCCACAGGGTCAGCTGACGGTATCGACGACCTCAGTAAGGAAGATGTAAGCTGGTACCACGAGAAAACATGGCATCCCTACCCGTTCTTGTATCCGCGCGTGACATTCGAAGACCCGATTCTCGCCCCCGGTGTTTGGTATACCGGTGCAATCGAGAGTTTCATTTCAACAATGGAGACAAGCGCGCTTATGGGGAAGAATGTGGCGGCACTGATGTCGCACTCGTGGCTcgaccaggatgaggatggcgagaTTCGGGGGCTGGACGATTCCCCTgccgtggaagaggatgggagGGCTGAGCTTTGA